One segment of Sesamum indicum cultivar Zhongzhi No. 13 linkage group LG4, S_indicum_v1.0, whole genome shotgun sequence DNA contains the following:
- the LOC105160290 gene encoding uncharacterized protein LOC105160290 isoform X2, which produces MEPAAGASSAARNGGVSLPLSAASQASRKEWRVVSEQTVRNSGNEEMERSKLGQSDERLIYEVQHGREPLDVDFCSITIDGGLDNDILQQRLHSVAKQREELQQVEIELRAQFIARSEIMGLQNTFDAQIKEHANATVKLQEQLHEKEQKIHDLERKIDEKERELHAIRLDNEAAWAKEDLLREQSKELQSYRRERDNSEAERAQHIKQIHDLQEHVQEKERQLIELQEQHRIAQETILFKDEQIREAQAWITRAQEMDALHSTTNHTLQAELRERTDQYHQLWLGCQRQFGEMERLHLHIQQLQLELADIREKSGSHSDGSHASHANSNDASRIGHINGSQSEVNDNNPPSVNSGNLQNGNSETSGGSTLTQTDHVHGVAYTPSNLFGMPTYLPTAMHPFVMHQQGVPHPSHVTQSHFHSLPAMSSVQNWQSQQAVPDGEQLPAHNQYPEQTEENLLRAESHGEYEATVNGQVVRSNYLDDKVSAGLDADSVVPSQNGEGQVHVSVDESHDNTQSQQDLPQISSQFHDALRLDTPEQGNDTKEKKPNPVIDRELDNKITIMEHSSFAINVSSSEAPTHAANFTESATKSASSAVLTDTFVSTGQKSNIVAKPGESYLLDERALLASIARTIGSGGRIRISSTLPNRLGKMLAPLHWHDYKKKYGKLDEFVASHPDLFLIEGDYIQLREGAQEIIAATAAVAKVAAAAAAPSSFSSMLPSVAVTPMAQSHRLKKFSATQSQNGGSFHIVEGVSNVKILSKSKDHMELNGSETRPGRSVLLTVGNGLNCDTTGFPQSKGASQGRPDMSLVGRQQSRTTGAASSPRR; this is translated from the exons ATGGAGCCCGCGGCCGGTGCGTCCTCCGCCGCTCGAAATGGAGGCGTTTCTCTGCCGTTGTCTGCTGCTTCGCAAGCTTCCCGTAAGGAATGGCGCGTCGTTTCTGAGCAAACGGTTCGAAATTCCGGTAACGAG GAAATGGAGCGTTCAAAACTAGGTCAATCCGACGAGAGATTGATATACGAG GTGCAGCATGGAAGAGAACCATTGGATGTTGATTTCTGCTCAATAACAATTGATGGAGGCTTGGACAATGATATTTTGCAGCAGAGGCTTCATTCTGTGGCGAAACAAAGGGAGGAGTTGCAGCAGGTGGAGATTGAGCTTCGGGCGCAGTTCATTGCAAGATCTGAAATCATGGGATTGCAGAATACATTTGATGCTCAAATAAAAGAGCATGCAAATGCCACTGTCAAGCTTCag GAGCAACTGCATGAGAAGGAACAGAAGATACATGATCTGGAGAGAAAGATTGACGAAAAGGAAAGGGAATTGCATGCTATTAGATTGGATAATGAAGCG GCTTGGGCCAAAGAGGATCTTTTAAGAGAACAAAGCAAAGAGCTGCAGAGCTACAG GAGAGAGAGGGATAACTCTGAAGCTGAAAGAGCACAACACATTAAACAAATCCATGATCTTCAGGAACATGTTCAAGAAAAAGAGCGCCAGTTAATAGAGTTGCAGGAACAG CATAGGATTGCTCAAGAAACTATCCTTTTTAAAGACGAACAGATAAGAGAGGCACAAGCTTGGATAACTCGCGCTCAGGAAATGGATGCTCTGCATTCAACCACTAATCACACTTTACAAGCTGAACTACGAGAACGAACAGATCAGTATCATCAGCTGTGGCTTGGTTGTCAAAGACAG tTTGGGGAGATGGAAAGACTTCATCTGCATATACAACAGCTCCAGCTTGAATTGGCTGATATAAGAGAAAAGAGTGGAAGTCATTCAGATGGGTCACATGCCTCCCATGCAAATTCAAATGATGCTTCTCGAATTGGGCATATTAATGGTAGCCAATCGGAGGTGAATGACAATAATCCACCCAGTGTGAACTCTGGTAATCTACAAAATGGCAATTCTGAAACTTCTGGAGGAAGCACATTAACACAG ACCGACCATGTTCATGGTGTTGCATATACTCCTTCAAACCTATTTGGAATGCCAACCTACCTTCCAACTGCGATGCATCCGTTTGTAATGCACCAACAAGGTGTACCACACCCATCACATGTCACACAAtctcattttcattctttacCTGCAATGTCATCAGTTCAAAACTGGCAAAGCCAACAG GCTGTGCCAGATGGCGAGCAATTGCCTGCACACAACCAGTATCCTGAGCAAACTGAAGAAAACTTGTTGAGAGCTGAATCTCATGGTGAATATGAAGCAACAGTAAATGGGCAAGTTGTTCGTTCAAATTATTTAGATGACAAGGTTAGTGCAGGGTTAGATGCTGACTCTGTGGTCCCATCGCAAAATGGAGAGGGACAG GTGCATGTCTCTGTAGATGAAAGCCATGACAATACTCAATCTCAGCAGGACTTGCCGCAAATTTCTTCCCAGTTTCATGATGCTCTTAGGCTGGATACTCCTGAACAAGGCAATGATACTAAG GAGAAGAAGCCCAATCCAGTTATTGATCGTGAACTGGACAACAAAATCACGATTATGGAACATTCAAGTTTTGCTATCAATGTGTCCTCATCCGAAGCACCAACGCATGCTGCAAATTTCACTGAATCCGCCACAAAGAGTGCCTCTAGTGCTGTTCTGACGGATACCTTTGTTTCCACTGGGCAGAAAAGTAATATAGTTGCAAAGCCTGGGGAAAGTTATCTGTTGGATGAAAGAGCATTGCTGGCTTCTATAGCTCGCACGATAGGTTCTGGTGGCAGGATTAGGATTAGTTCAACA CTTCCAAATAGACTTGGAAAAATGCTTGCACCTCTACACTGGCatgattataaaaagaagtaTGGCAAGCTTGATGAATTTGTGGCCAGTCATCCTGAT TTATTTCTGATTGAGGGGGACTACATTCAGCTTCGAGAAGGTGCACAAGAAATCATAGCTGCTACAGCAGCTGTTGCTAAAgtagctgctgctgctgcagcaCCATCTTCATTCTCATCAATGTTGCCTTCTGTAGCAGTCACTCCCATGGCACAGTCCCACCGATTGAAAAAG TTCTCTGCAACTCAGAGCCAGAATGGTGGTTCCTTTCATATTGTTGAAGGAGTCtcaaatgttaaaattttgagcAAATCAAAGGATCACATGGAACTGAATGGCTCTGAAACCAGGCCTGGGCGGTCTGTACTGCTGACAGTTGGAAATGGATTGAACTGCGACACAACCGGCTTTCCTCAGAGCAAGGGTGCATCTCAAGGGAGGCCTGACATGAGTTTAGTTGGCAGACAACAAAGCAG GACAACTGGTGCTGCATCAAGCCCAAGAAGATA G
- the LOC105160291 gene encoding auxin-responsive protein SAUR32 yields the protein MPHVHFHHGGGRSEARSIPKGCLAITVGQGAEQQRFVIPVIYVNHPLFTQLLKEAEEEYGFDQKGPINIPCHVEEFCHVRGLIDKETTSHHHHHHHHHHHHHHHHFPCFKA from the coding sequence atgccGCACGTTCATTTCCACCACGGCGGCGGAAGAAGTGAGGCTAGGAGTATTCCGAAGGGATGCTTGGCTATAACTGTGGGGCAAGGAGCGGAGCAGCAGCGGTTTGTGATTCCGGTGATCTACGTGAACCACCCGCTGTTCACGCAGCTGCTGAAGGAGGCGGAGGAGGAGTACGGATTCGATCAGAAGGGTCCGATCAATATCCCCTGCCACGTGGAGGAGTTCTGTCATGTCAGGGGTCTGATTGACAAGGAAACGACGtcgcatcatcatcatcatcatcatcaccaccaccaccaccatcatcatcacttTCCGTGCTTCAAGgcttaa
- the LOC105160290 gene encoding uncharacterized protein LOC105160290 isoform X1 — protein MEPAAGASSAARNGGVSLPLSAASQASRKEWRVVSEQTVRNSGNEEMERSKLGQSDERLIYEVQHGREPLDVDFCSITIDGGLDNDILQQRLHSVAKQREELQQVEIELRAQFIARSEIMGLQNTFDAQIKEHANATVKLQEQLHEKEQKIHDLERKIDEKERELHAIRLDNEAQAWAKEDLLREQSKELQSYRRERDNSEAERAQHIKQIHDLQEHVQEKERQLIELQEQHRIAQETILFKDEQIREAQAWITRAQEMDALHSTTNHTLQAELRERTDQYHQLWLGCQRQFGEMERLHLHIQQLQLELADIREKSGSHSDGSHASHANSNDASRIGHINGSQSEVNDNNPPSVNSGNLQNGNSETSGGSTLTQTDHVHGVAYTPSNLFGMPTYLPTAMHPFVMHQQGVPHPSHVTQSHFHSLPAMSSVQNWQSQQAVPDGEQLPAHNQYPEQTEENLLRAESHGEYEATVNGQVVRSNYLDDKVSAGLDADSVVPSQNGEGQVHVSVDESHDNTQSQQDLPQISSQFHDALRLDTPEQGNDTKEKKPNPVIDRELDNKITIMEHSSFAINVSSSEAPTHAANFTESATKSASSAVLTDTFVSTGQKSNIVAKPGESYLLDERALLASIARTIGSGGRIRISSTLPNRLGKMLAPLHWHDYKKKYGKLDEFVASHPDLFLIEGDYIQLREGAQEIIAATAAVAKVAAAAAAPSSFSSMLPSVAVTPMAQSHRLKKFSATQSQNGGSFHIVEGVSNVKILSKSKDHMELNGSETRPGRSVLLTVGNGLNCDTTGFPQSKGASQGRPDMSLVGRQQSRTTGAASSPRR, from the exons ATGGAGCCCGCGGCCGGTGCGTCCTCCGCCGCTCGAAATGGAGGCGTTTCTCTGCCGTTGTCTGCTGCTTCGCAAGCTTCCCGTAAGGAATGGCGCGTCGTTTCTGAGCAAACGGTTCGAAATTCCGGTAACGAG GAAATGGAGCGTTCAAAACTAGGTCAATCCGACGAGAGATTGATATACGAG GTGCAGCATGGAAGAGAACCATTGGATGTTGATTTCTGCTCAATAACAATTGATGGAGGCTTGGACAATGATATTTTGCAGCAGAGGCTTCATTCTGTGGCGAAACAAAGGGAGGAGTTGCAGCAGGTGGAGATTGAGCTTCGGGCGCAGTTCATTGCAAGATCTGAAATCATGGGATTGCAGAATACATTTGATGCTCAAATAAAAGAGCATGCAAATGCCACTGTCAAGCTTCag GAGCAACTGCATGAGAAGGAACAGAAGATACATGATCTGGAGAGAAAGATTGACGAAAAGGAAAGGGAATTGCATGCTATTAGATTGGATAATGAAGCG CAGGCTTGGGCCAAAGAGGATCTTTTAAGAGAACAAAGCAAAGAGCTGCAGAGCTACAG GAGAGAGAGGGATAACTCTGAAGCTGAAAGAGCACAACACATTAAACAAATCCATGATCTTCAGGAACATGTTCAAGAAAAAGAGCGCCAGTTAATAGAGTTGCAGGAACAG CATAGGATTGCTCAAGAAACTATCCTTTTTAAAGACGAACAGATAAGAGAGGCACAAGCTTGGATAACTCGCGCTCAGGAAATGGATGCTCTGCATTCAACCACTAATCACACTTTACAAGCTGAACTACGAGAACGAACAGATCAGTATCATCAGCTGTGGCTTGGTTGTCAAAGACAG tTTGGGGAGATGGAAAGACTTCATCTGCATATACAACAGCTCCAGCTTGAATTGGCTGATATAAGAGAAAAGAGTGGAAGTCATTCAGATGGGTCACATGCCTCCCATGCAAATTCAAATGATGCTTCTCGAATTGGGCATATTAATGGTAGCCAATCGGAGGTGAATGACAATAATCCACCCAGTGTGAACTCTGGTAATCTACAAAATGGCAATTCTGAAACTTCTGGAGGAAGCACATTAACACAG ACCGACCATGTTCATGGTGTTGCATATACTCCTTCAAACCTATTTGGAATGCCAACCTACCTTCCAACTGCGATGCATCCGTTTGTAATGCACCAACAAGGTGTACCACACCCATCACATGTCACACAAtctcattttcattctttacCTGCAATGTCATCAGTTCAAAACTGGCAAAGCCAACAG GCTGTGCCAGATGGCGAGCAATTGCCTGCACACAACCAGTATCCTGAGCAAACTGAAGAAAACTTGTTGAGAGCTGAATCTCATGGTGAATATGAAGCAACAGTAAATGGGCAAGTTGTTCGTTCAAATTATTTAGATGACAAGGTTAGTGCAGGGTTAGATGCTGACTCTGTGGTCCCATCGCAAAATGGAGAGGGACAG GTGCATGTCTCTGTAGATGAAAGCCATGACAATACTCAATCTCAGCAGGACTTGCCGCAAATTTCTTCCCAGTTTCATGATGCTCTTAGGCTGGATACTCCTGAACAAGGCAATGATACTAAG GAGAAGAAGCCCAATCCAGTTATTGATCGTGAACTGGACAACAAAATCACGATTATGGAACATTCAAGTTTTGCTATCAATGTGTCCTCATCCGAAGCACCAACGCATGCTGCAAATTTCACTGAATCCGCCACAAAGAGTGCCTCTAGTGCTGTTCTGACGGATACCTTTGTTTCCACTGGGCAGAAAAGTAATATAGTTGCAAAGCCTGGGGAAAGTTATCTGTTGGATGAAAGAGCATTGCTGGCTTCTATAGCTCGCACGATAGGTTCTGGTGGCAGGATTAGGATTAGTTCAACA CTTCCAAATAGACTTGGAAAAATGCTTGCACCTCTACACTGGCatgattataaaaagaagtaTGGCAAGCTTGATGAATTTGTGGCCAGTCATCCTGAT TTATTTCTGATTGAGGGGGACTACATTCAGCTTCGAGAAGGTGCACAAGAAATCATAGCTGCTACAGCAGCTGTTGCTAAAgtagctgctgctgctgcagcaCCATCTTCATTCTCATCAATGTTGCCTTCTGTAGCAGTCACTCCCATGGCACAGTCCCACCGATTGAAAAAG TTCTCTGCAACTCAGAGCCAGAATGGTGGTTCCTTTCATATTGTTGAAGGAGTCtcaaatgttaaaattttgagcAAATCAAAGGATCACATGGAACTGAATGGCTCTGAAACCAGGCCTGGGCGGTCTGTACTGCTGACAGTTGGAAATGGATTGAACTGCGACACAACCGGCTTTCCTCAGAGCAAGGGTGCATCTCAAGGGAGGCCTGACATGAGTTTAGTTGGCAGACAACAAAGCAG GACAACTGGTGCTGCATCAAGCCCAAGAAGATA G
- the LOC105160290 gene encoding uncharacterized protein LOC105160290 isoform X3: MEPAAGASSAARNGGVSLPLSAASQASRKEWRVVSEQTVRNSGNEEMERSKLGQSDERLIYEHGREPLDVDFCSITIDGGLDNDILQQRLHSVAKQREELQQVEIELRAQFIARSEIMGLQNTFDAQIKEHANATVKLQEQLHEKEQKIHDLERKIDEKERELHAIRLDNEAQAWAKEDLLREQSKELQSYRRERDNSEAERAQHIKQIHDLQEHVQEKERQLIELQEQHRIAQETILFKDEQIREAQAWITRAQEMDALHSTTNHTLQAELRERTDQYHQLWLGCQRQFGEMERLHLHIQQLQLELADIREKSGSHSDGSHASHANSNDASRIGHINGSQSEVNDNNPPSVNSGNLQNGNSETSGGSTLTQTDHVHGVAYTPSNLFGMPTYLPTAMHPFVMHQQGVPHPSHVTQSHFHSLPAMSSVQNWQSQQAVPDGEQLPAHNQYPEQTEENLLRAESHGEYEATVNGQVVRSNYLDDKVSAGLDADSVVPSQNGEGQVHVSVDESHDNTQSQQDLPQISSQFHDALRLDTPEQGNDTKEKKPNPVIDRELDNKITIMEHSSFAINVSSSEAPTHAANFTESATKSASSAVLTDTFVSTGQKSNIVAKPGESYLLDERALLASIARTIGSGGRIRISSTLPNRLGKMLAPLHWHDYKKKYGKLDEFVASHPDLFLIEGDYIQLREGAQEIIAATAAVAKVAAAAAAPSSFSSMLPSVAVTPMAQSHRLKKFSATQSQNGGSFHIVEGVSNVKILSKSKDHMELNGSETRPGRSVLLTVGNGLNCDTTGFPQSKGASQGRPDMSLVGRQQSRTTGAASSPRR; this comes from the exons ATGGAGCCCGCGGCCGGTGCGTCCTCCGCCGCTCGAAATGGAGGCGTTTCTCTGCCGTTGTCTGCTGCTTCGCAAGCTTCCCGTAAGGAATGGCGCGTCGTTTCTGAGCAAACGGTTCGAAATTCCGGTAACGAG GAAATGGAGCGTTCAAAACTAGGTCAATCCGACGAGAGATTGATATACGAG CATGGAAGAGAACCATTGGATGTTGATTTCTGCTCAATAACAATTGATGGAGGCTTGGACAATGATATTTTGCAGCAGAGGCTTCATTCTGTGGCGAAACAAAGGGAGGAGTTGCAGCAGGTGGAGATTGAGCTTCGGGCGCAGTTCATTGCAAGATCTGAAATCATGGGATTGCAGAATACATTTGATGCTCAAATAAAAGAGCATGCAAATGCCACTGTCAAGCTTCag GAGCAACTGCATGAGAAGGAACAGAAGATACATGATCTGGAGAGAAAGATTGACGAAAAGGAAAGGGAATTGCATGCTATTAGATTGGATAATGAAGCG CAGGCTTGGGCCAAAGAGGATCTTTTAAGAGAACAAAGCAAAGAGCTGCAGAGCTACAG GAGAGAGAGGGATAACTCTGAAGCTGAAAGAGCACAACACATTAAACAAATCCATGATCTTCAGGAACATGTTCAAGAAAAAGAGCGCCAGTTAATAGAGTTGCAGGAACAG CATAGGATTGCTCAAGAAACTATCCTTTTTAAAGACGAACAGATAAGAGAGGCACAAGCTTGGATAACTCGCGCTCAGGAAATGGATGCTCTGCATTCAACCACTAATCACACTTTACAAGCTGAACTACGAGAACGAACAGATCAGTATCATCAGCTGTGGCTTGGTTGTCAAAGACAG tTTGGGGAGATGGAAAGACTTCATCTGCATATACAACAGCTCCAGCTTGAATTGGCTGATATAAGAGAAAAGAGTGGAAGTCATTCAGATGGGTCACATGCCTCCCATGCAAATTCAAATGATGCTTCTCGAATTGGGCATATTAATGGTAGCCAATCGGAGGTGAATGACAATAATCCACCCAGTGTGAACTCTGGTAATCTACAAAATGGCAATTCTGAAACTTCTGGAGGAAGCACATTAACACAG ACCGACCATGTTCATGGTGTTGCATATACTCCTTCAAACCTATTTGGAATGCCAACCTACCTTCCAACTGCGATGCATCCGTTTGTAATGCACCAACAAGGTGTACCACACCCATCACATGTCACACAAtctcattttcattctttacCTGCAATGTCATCAGTTCAAAACTGGCAAAGCCAACAG GCTGTGCCAGATGGCGAGCAATTGCCTGCACACAACCAGTATCCTGAGCAAACTGAAGAAAACTTGTTGAGAGCTGAATCTCATGGTGAATATGAAGCAACAGTAAATGGGCAAGTTGTTCGTTCAAATTATTTAGATGACAAGGTTAGTGCAGGGTTAGATGCTGACTCTGTGGTCCCATCGCAAAATGGAGAGGGACAG GTGCATGTCTCTGTAGATGAAAGCCATGACAATACTCAATCTCAGCAGGACTTGCCGCAAATTTCTTCCCAGTTTCATGATGCTCTTAGGCTGGATACTCCTGAACAAGGCAATGATACTAAG GAGAAGAAGCCCAATCCAGTTATTGATCGTGAACTGGACAACAAAATCACGATTATGGAACATTCAAGTTTTGCTATCAATGTGTCCTCATCCGAAGCACCAACGCATGCTGCAAATTTCACTGAATCCGCCACAAAGAGTGCCTCTAGTGCTGTTCTGACGGATACCTTTGTTTCCACTGGGCAGAAAAGTAATATAGTTGCAAAGCCTGGGGAAAGTTATCTGTTGGATGAAAGAGCATTGCTGGCTTCTATAGCTCGCACGATAGGTTCTGGTGGCAGGATTAGGATTAGTTCAACA CTTCCAAATAGACTTGGAAAAATGCTTGCACCTCTACACTGGCatgattataaaaagaagtaTGGCAAGCTTGATGAATTTGTGGCCAGTCATCCTGAT TTATTTCTGATTGAGGGGGACTACATTCAGCTTCGAGAAGGTGCACAAGAAATCATAGCTGCTACAGCAGCTGTTGCTAAAgtagctgctgctgctgcagcaCCATCTTCATTCTCATCAATGTTGCCTTCTGTAGCAGTCACTCCCATGGCACAGTCCCACCGATTGAAAAAG TTCTCTGCAACTCAGAGCCAGAATGGTGGTTCCTTTCATATTGTTGAAGGAGTCtcaaatgttaaaattttgagcAAATCAAAGGATCACATGGAACTGAATGGCTCTGAAACCAGGCCTGGGCGGTCTGTACTGCTGACAGTTGGAAATGGATTGAACTGCGACACAACCGGCTTTCCTCAGAGCAAGGGTGCATCTCAAGGGAGGCCTGACATGAGTTTAGTTGGCAGACAACAAAGCAG GACAACTGGTGCTGCATCAAGCCCAAGAAGATA G
- the LOC105160290 gene encoding uncharacterized protein LOC105160290 isoform X4, translated as MEPAAGASSAARNGGVSLPLSAASQASRKEWRVVSEQTVRNSGNEEMERSKLGQSDERLIYEVQHGREPLDVDFCSITIDGGLDNDILQQRLHSVAKQREELQQVEIELRAQFIARSEIMGLQNTFDAQIKEHANATVKLQEQLHEKEQKIHDLERKIDEKERELHAIRLDNEAQAWAKEDLLREQSKELQSYRRERDNSEAERAQHIKQIHDLQEHVQEKERQLIELQEQHRIAQETILFKDEQIREAQAWITRAQEMDALHSTTNHTLQAELRERTDQYHQLWLGCQRQFGEMERLHLHIQQLQLELADIREKSGSHSDGSHASHANSNDASRIGHINGSQSEVNDNNPPSVNSGNLQNGNSETSGGSTLTQTDHVHGVAYTPSNLFGMPTYLPTAMHPFVMHQQGVPHPSHVTQSHFHSLPAMSSVQNWQSQQAVPDGEQLPAHNQYPEQTEENLLRAESHGEYEATVNGQVVRSNYLDDKVSAGLDADSVVPSQNGEGQQDLPQISSQFHDALRLDTPEQGNDTKEKKPNPVIDRELDNKITIMEHSSFAINVSSSEAPTHAANFTESATKSASSAVLTDTFVSTGQKSNIVAKPGESYLLDERALLASIARTIGSGGRIRISSTLPNRLGKMLAPLHWHDYKKKYGKLDEFVASHPDLFLIEGDYIQLREGAQEIIAATAAVAKVAAAAAAPSSFSSMLPSVAVTPMAQSHRLKKFSATQSQNGGSFHIVEGVSNVKILSKSKDHMELNGSETRPGRSVLLTVGNGLNCDTTGFPQSKGASQGRPDMSLVGRQQSRTTGAASSPRR; from the exons ATGGAGCCCGCGGCCGGTGCGTCCTCCGCCGCTCGAAATGGAGGCGTTTCTCTGCCGTTGTCTGCTGCTTCGCAAGCTTCCCGTAAGGAATGGCGCGTCGTTTCTGAGCAAACGGTTCGAAATTCCGGTAACGAG GAAATGGAGCGTTCAAAACTAGGTCAATCCGACGAGAGATTGATATACGAG GTGCAGCATGGAAGAGAACCATTGGATGTTGATTTCTGCTCAATAACAATTGATGGAGGCTTGGACAATGATATTTTGCAGCAGAGGCTTCATTCTGTGGCGAAACAAAGGGAGGAGTTGCAGCAGGTGGAGATTGAGCTTCGGGCGCAGTTCATTGCAAGATCTGAAATCATGGGATTGCAGAATACATTTGATGCTCAAATAAAAGAGCATGCAAATGCCACTGTCAAGCTTCag GAGCAACTGCATGAGAAGGAACAGAAGATACATGATCTGGAGAGAAAGATTGACGAAAAGGAAAGGGAATTGCATGCTATTAGATTGGATAATGAAGCG CAGGCTTGGGCCAAAGAGGATCTTTTAAGAGAACAAAGCAAAGAGCTGCAGAGCTACAG GAGAGAGAGGGATAACTCTGAAGCTGAAAGAGCACAACACATTAAACAAATCCATGATCTTCAGGAACATGTTCAAGAAAAAGAGCGCCAGTTAATAGAGTTGCAGGAACAG CATAGGATTGCTCAAGAAACTATCCTTTTTAAAGACGAACAGATAAGAGAGGCACAAGCTTGGATAACTCGCGCTCAGGAAATGGATGCTCTGCATTCAACCACTAATCACACTTTACAAGCTGAACTACGAGAACGAACAGATCAGTATCATCAGCTGTGGCTTGGTTGTCAAAGACAG tTTGGGGAGATGGAAAGACTTCATCTGCATATACAACAGCTCCAGCTTGAATTGGCTGATATAAGAGAAAAGAGTGGAAGTCATTCAGATGGGTCACATGCCTCCCATGCAAATTCAAATGATGCTTCTCGAATTGGGCATATTAATGGTAGCCAATCGGAGGTGAATGACAATAATCCACCCAGTGTGAACTCTGGTAATCTACAAAATGGCAATTCTGAAACTTCTGGAGGAAGCACATTAACACAG ACCGACCATGTTCATGGTGTTGCATATACTCCTTCAAACCTATTTGGAATGCCAACCTACCTTCCAACTGCGATGCATCCGTTTGTAATGCACCAACAAGGTGTACCACACCCATCACATGTCACACAAtctcattttcattctttacCTGCAATGTCATCAGTTCAAAACTGGCAAAGCCAACAG GCTGTGCCAGATGGCGAGCAATTGCCTGCACACAACCAGTATCCTGAGCAAACTGAAGAAAACTTGTTGAGAGCTGAATCTCATGGTGAATATGAAGCAACAGTAAATGGGCAAGTTGTTCGTTCAAATTATTTAGATGACAAGGTTAGTGCAGGGTTAGATGCTGACTCTGTGGTCCCATCGCAAAATGGAGAGGGACAG CAGGACTTGCCGCAAATTTCTTCCCAGTTTCATGATGCTCTTAGGCTGGATACTCCTGAACAAGGCAATGATACTAAG GAGAAGAAGCCCAATCCAGTTATTGATCGTGAACTGGACAACAAAATCACGATTATGGAACATTCAAGTTTTGCTATCAATGTGTCCTCATCCGAAGCACCAACGCATGCTGCAAATTTCACTGAATCCGCCACAAAGAGTGCCTCTAGTGCTGTTCTGACGGATACCTTTGTTTCCACTGGGCAGAAAAGTAATATAGTTGCAAAGCCTGGGGAAAGTTATCTGTTGGATGAAAGAGCATTGCTGGCTTCTATAGCTCGCACGATAGGTTCTGGTGGCAGGATTAGGATTAGTTCAACA CTTCCAAATAGACTTGGAAAAATGCTTGCACCTCTACACTGGCatgattataaaaagaagtaTGGCAAGCTTGATGAATTTGTGGCCAGTCATCCTGAT TTATTTCTGATTGAGGGGGACTACATTCAGCTTCGAGAAGGTGCACAAGAAATCATAGCTGCTACAGCAGCTGTTGCTAAAgtagctgctgctgctgcagcaCCATCTTCATTCTCATCAATGTTGCCTTCTGTAGCAGTCACTCCCATGGCACAGTCCCACCGATTGAAAAAG TTCTCTGCAACTCAGAGCCAGAATGGTGGTTCCTTTCATATTGTTGAAGGAGTCtcaaatgttaaaattttgagcAAATCAAAGGATCACATGGAACTGAATGGCTCTGAAACCAGGCCTGGGCGGTCTGTACTGCTGACAGTTGGAAATGGATTGAACTGCGACACAACCGGCTTTCCTCAGAGCAAGGGTGCATCTCAAGGGAGGCCTGACATGAGTTTAGTTGGCAGACAACAAAGCAG GACAACTGGTGCTGCATCAAGCCCAAGAAGATA G